One genomic region from Equus asinus isolate D_3611 breed Donkey chromosome 8, EquAss-T2T_v2, whole genome shotgun sequence encodes:
- the TMEM217B gene encoding putative transmembrane protein 217B, translating into MNGKLFSFLVGIFSILNTIQFLIFDLNQSTLIGYEDKFSVYMDTNSDLVAWVIFNRKDISITLSTITIVVSLLLLYCVHINNYVGLLCYALWMVTCELINFSIVLLINGTVKEAFKELSYLELVLQISRMLLYFCCLPFITKYMYTLYKDPKMFGKIGRRRQSSISTVDSWAPVGLGTLYRKIN; encoded by the coding sequence atgaatggcAAGTTGTTCTCCTTCTTGGTGGGCATCTTCTCTATCCTCAACACCATCCAGTTCCTCATCTTTGACTTGAACCAGAGTACATTGATTGGCTATGAAGATAAGTTCAGTGTCTACATGGACACAAACTCTGACTTAGTCGCTTGGGTCATCTTCAACAGGAAGGACATCAGCATCACCCTGTCCACCATCACCATCGTGGTCAGCTTGTTGCTCCTCTATTGCGTTCACATAAACAACTACGTGGGGCTGCTGTGCTATGCCTTGTGGATGGTCACCTGCGAGCTCATCAACTTCTCCATTGTCCTGCTCATCAACGGGACCGTCAAAGAGGCGTTCAAGGAGCTTAGTTACCTGGAGTTGGTCCTCCAAATCTCCCGCATGCTCTTGTACTTCTGCTGTCTGCCCTTCATCACCAAGTACATGTACACCCTTTACAAGGACCCCAAGATGTTTGGCAAGATAGGTCGCCGCAGGCAGTCCTCCATCAGCACAGTCGATTCGTGGGCGCCTGTTGGGCTGGGAACGTTGTACCGCAAGATAAACTGA